One window from the genome of Candidatus Hydrogenedentota bacterium encodes:
- a CDS encoding serine/threonine protein kinase, with product MPEDIYTPDRPKLYHYKLDRILGQGGTGRVYRGIDTQKGEVVAVKLFHENFFRNRLHLRDLVRGVKKFKTFSQENVVRIFDFIDGPEGRCMIMEYVDGPNLKWYLANRPFNLQERLIVVAQMCNGLQYLHDNGCIHHDFKPANVLFSRKGVAKVADYSLYGTSILLEFLDRGIAEQVTPMFVAPEFLRKERISPQSDQYALGITMYMMFTEKLPYPVDNLQQLYQCHLRIAPLHPHEANPRCPQELGNIIMRLLDKQQKNRFRDCDEVRIAISMIGRSRI from the coding sequence ATGCCTGAAGACATCTATACACCGGACCGGCCGAAACTCTATCATTACAAGCTGGACCGCATTCTGGGGCAGGGCGGCACAGGCCGCGTTTATAGGGGCATTGACACACAAAAGGGCGAGGTGGTCGCGGTCAAGCTGTTCCATGAGAACTTTTTCCGCAACCGGCTGCACCTGCGCGACCTGGTCCGCGGCGTCAAGAAGTTCAAGACGTTTTCGCAGGAGAACGTCGTGCGGATTTTCGATTTCATTGACGGGCCGGAAGGCCGCTGCATGATTATGGAATATGTGGACGGCCCAAACCTGAAATGGTACCTGGCCAATCGCCCCTTCAACCTTCAAGAGCGGCTGATAGTCGTCGCCCAGATGTGCAACGGGCTCCAGTATCTGCACGACAACGGATGCATCCACCACGATTTCAAGCCGGCAAACGTCCTGTTCAGCCGCAAAGGCGTGGCGAAGGTCGCGGATTACTCCCTGTATGGCACAAGCATCCTGCTCGAGTTTCTGGACCGGGGCATCGCCGAGCAGGTCACCCCGATGTTCGTCGCGCCGGAATTCCTGCGCAAGGAGCGGATCTCCCCGCAAAGCGATCAATACGCGCTTGGCATCACGATGTATATGATGTTCACCGAAAAACTTCCCTACCCGGTGGACAACCTCCAGCAACTCTATCAGTGCCATCTCCGTATTGCGCCCCTGCATCCCCACGAGGCGAACCCGCGCTGCCCCCAAGAACTGGGCAACATCATTATGAGACTCCTGGACAAGCAGCAGAAGAACCGCTTCCGCGACTGCGACGAAGTCCGCATCGCCATTTCGATGATTGGCCGCAGCCGCATCTGA
- the rsfS gene encoding ribosome silencing factor, producing MKKKRAGTEPPVVANALRIATLAAEKKAKDIRAFNLEGLTLITDCFVLCTATSEPQMKAVCNSILEGMKKIGVSPLHIEGNHRSDWLLLDYGDIIVHVFREEAREFYDLEGLWGDAPEIALRLT from the coding sequence CTGAAAAAGAAGCGCGCAGGCACGGAACCGCCCGTCGTCGCGAATGCCTTGCGGATCGCGACGCTGGCGGCTGAAAAGAAGGCCAAGGATATCCGGGCTTTCAATCTTGAAGGACTGACGCTCATCACGGATTGCTTCGTGCTTTGCACGGCTACCAGCGAGCCGCAGATGAAGGCCGTCTGCAACTCCATTCTGGAGGGCATGAAAAAGATCGGCGTGTCCCCCTTGCATATCGAAGGAAATCATCGCAGCGACTGGCTGCTGCTGGACTATGGGGACATCATAGTGCATGTATTCCGGGAGGAGGCGCGGGAGTTTTATGACCTGGAAGGACTCTGGGGCGATGCGCCGGAGATTGCACTGCGCCTGACGTGA
- the gatB gene encoding Asp-tRNA(Asn)/Glu-tRNA(Gln) amidotransferase subunit GatB encodes MDYEAVIGMEVHVEINTNSKVFCTCSTRFDAPPNTNVCPICLGMPGVLPTLNREMVNKTVAVGLALNCRVSRWSKMDRKNYFYPDLAKNYQISQFDLPLCQNGYLDIELDGQARRIGVTRAHMEEDTARNTHTIGGGQSGVDFNRSGVPLLEIVSEPDLRSADEVYAYLTTLKQLLEYLGVSDCNMEEGSLRAEANISVRPRGAVSFGVKTEVKNVASLHGVAKAVDFEIARQIRVLEDGGRVVQETRGWDADRGVTFSQRQKESAHDYRYFPEPDLVPIVVDKAWEERIRASLPELPVARKKRFTESFSLSPYDAGVLTATRAMADYFEAVVRCGAPGKKAANWVMGDLQALLTRTEMDIQACRIQPQALADMIALVEKGTISGKMAKDVLEEMFGTGKAASEIVAEQGLQQISDTDAIMAIIRDVIEKNPGQAEQFRSGKEKVFGFFVGQVMRATQGKANPQLVNDLLRSELGKS; translated from the coding sequence ATGGATTACGAAGCGGTCATCGGCATGGAGGTACACGTCGAGATAAACACCAATTCCAAGGTGTTTTGCACGTGCAGCACCCGCTTCGATGCGCCCCCAAACACCAACGTGTGCCCCATCTGCCTGGGCATGCCCGGCGTACTCCCCACGCTTAACCGGGAGATGGTAAACAAGACCGTCGCCGTTGGCCTGGCCTTGAACTGTCGCGTCTCGCGCTGGTCCAAGATGGACCGCAAGAACTACTTCTATCCCGACCTCGCGAAAAACTACCAGATCAGCCAGTTCGACCTCCCTTTGTGCCAGAACGGTTATCTCGATATTGAACTGGACGGGCAAGCGCGCCGCATCGGCGTCACACGCGCGCACATGGAAGAGGACACGGCCCGCAACACGCACACCATCGGCGGGGGCCAGAGCGGCGTGGACTTCAACCGCTCCGGCGTGCCGCTGCTTGAAATCGTTTCCGAGCCGGACTTGCGCAGCGCGGACGAGGTCTACGCCTATCTGACTACCTTGAAGCAACTGCTCGAGTACCTGGGCGTCAGCGACTGCAACATGGAAGAAGGCTCGCTGCGCGCCGAGGCAAATATCAGCGTGCGGCCCAGGGGTGCGGTGTCCTTTGGCGTCAAGACCGAGGTCAAGAATGTCGCGTCGTTGCACGGCGTAGCCAAGGCAGTCGACTTTGAGATTGCCCGGCAGATTCGCGTGCTGGAAGATGGCGGGCGCGTCGTCCAGGAAACGCGCGGCTGGGATGCCGACCGGGGCGTTACCTTTTCGCAACGGCAGAAGGAGTCGGCGCACGACTACCGCTACTTCCCGGAGCCGGACCTTGTTCCGATCGTCGTCGACAAGGCCTGGGAGGAACGTATCCGCGCGAGCCTTCCGGAACTGCCCGTGGCCCGCAAGAAGCGCTTCACGGAGTCGTTTTCGCTCTCCCCTTACGATGCAGGCGTTCTGACCGCGACACGGGCCATGGCCGACTACTTCGAGGCAGTCGTCCGCTGCGGCGCGCCGGGGAAAAAGGCCGCGAACTGGGTCATGGGCGATTTGCAGGCACTGCTGACACGCACGGAAATGGATATCCAGGCGTGCCGCATCCAGCCGCAAGCCCTCGCTGACATGATCGCGCTCGTGGAAAAAGGCACGATCAGCGGTAAGATGGCCAAGGACGTGCTCGAGGAGATGTTTGGCACCGGCAAGGCGGCCAGCGAGATTGTGGCGGAACAGGGCCTGCAACAGATTTCCGACACGGATGCGATCATGGCCATCATCCGGGACGTCATTGAGAAGAACCCGGGGCAGGCGGAACAATTCAGAAGCGGTAAAGAGAAGGTGTTCGGCTTTTTCGTGGGTCAGGTGATGCGGGCGACGCAGGGCAAAGCGAACCCGCAACTCGTAAACGACCTCTTGCGTTCGGAATTAGGCAAATCCTGA